The genomic stretch TGCAGGAGTCCGGCGCCGACGCCGTGTTCTGGAACCGCCGCTACGGCCTGGTGGAACGCGAACTCGACGCGGGCATCAAGGCCGGCCTCATCGCCAGCGGGATCGAGGCGCACAGCGCGGCGGCCACCCTGCTCTGGGAGCCGTGGACGGTCCTCAGCGGCAAGGGCGAGCCGTTCAAGGTCTTCACACCGTTCTGGCGGGCGGCGCAGGCGATGCCCGAACCCCGCCACCCGTGGCCCGAGCCGGACACGATCGCCGCACCGCCGGACGTCGCCTCGGACACGCTCGACGACTGGGACCTGCTGCCGACGACCCCGGACTGGGCGGGCGGGATGCGCGACGCGTGGACGCCGGGCGAGCAGGGTGCGTCCGACCGTCTCGAGCGCTTCGTCGCCGAGGCCCTCGCCGACTACGACCAGCGGGACGAACCGGCCCAGGCAGCGACGAGCAGCCTGTCGCCGCACCTGCGCTGGGGTGAGATCAGCCCGTACCAGGTCTGGCACCGCATGCACGAGACCCTCGAGCCGGACCAGCGACGTGCCGCGCCGGCGTTCCTCCGCCAGCTCGCGTGGCGCGAGTTCAACTGGAACGAGTACTTCCACTGCGACGACATCGCCCGCACCAACGTCCGTCGTGAGTTCGACGCCTTCCCGTGGCGGGACGCCGCCGAGTCGGAGCTCGACCGCTGGCGCCACGGCACGACGGGCTTCGACCTGGTCGATGCCGGCATGCGAGAGCTCTGGCACACCGGCGCGATGCACAACCGGGTCCGTCTGGCCACGGCGAGCTTCCTCGTGAAGAACATGCTCGTGGACTGGCGGATCGGCGAGCAGTGGTTCTGGGACACGCTGGTCGACGCCGACGCCGCGAACAACGCCGCGAACTGGCAGTGGGTCGCGGGCTCGGGGTTCGACGCGGCGCCGTACTTCCGGGTGTTCAACCCGGACCGGCAGCTCGAGCGCTTCGACCCGCACCGGGAGTACGTCCGCCGCTGGGTGCCCGCCGACGAAGCGCGCCCGGAGCCGATGGTCGACCTCAAGGCCACCCGGCAGCGTGCCCTCGACGCCTACGCCGAGATGCGGCGCGCATGACCCGGCCGTCCGCCGCGGTGCTCGACCAGATCGACGCCCTGCACCGGCAGCGGGTCGCCGACGGCATCGCACCGAGCAGCGTCTGGGGCGTGTTCGACCGAGACGGACTCGTGGCCTCCGGAGGTGCCGGGGACCGCGGGGACGGCACGGCGCCCGACGCCGACACGGTCTACCGGATCGCGTCGTGCACGAAGAGCGTCACCGCGACGACGCTGCTCGGACTCGTGCGCGACGGACTGCTGTCGCTCGACGCCCCGGTCACGGACTTCGTGCCGGCGTTCCGGTCGGTGGCCCTGCCGACCGCAGACTCCCCCGTGCCCACCGTCCGGATGCTCCTGACGATGTCCGCGGGCTTCCCCACCGACGACCCGTGGGGTGACCGGCAGGAGAGCATCTCCGACGACGAGCTCGACGACGTCCTCGGCGCCGGACTCCTCTTCGACTCGGTGCCGGGGACGCGCTTCGCGTACTCGAACCTCGGCTACGCACTGCTCGGCCGCGTGGTCGCCGTCGTCGCCGGTGCGCCGTTCACGTCCGTCGCCACCCAGCGCGTCCTGCGCCCCCTCGGACTCGACGACACCGTGTTCGCGGCCGCCGACGCCCGCGGGCACGTCGTGACGGGGTACCGGCCGCACGGCTCCGCCTGGGAGGCCCTGACGACACCGGGGCCCGGCGCGTTCTCACCGATCGGCGGGCTCTTCTCCACCGTGCGGGACCTCGCCCGCTGGGCGTCCTGGCTGGCGAGCGCGTTCGAGGGCACGGTGCCGCCCTTCTCGGAGCCCGCAGCCGCGAACGCCGGCCCGCTGGACACCGCCGGACGTCGGGCGATGCAGCAGGCGATGCGGATGGTCCCGGCCGAGTCACTGCCCGGATCGACCCGGGCGACCGGGTACGGCTTCGGGCTGTTCGTCGAGCACGACCCCGTCGTCGGCTCGATCGTGTCGCACTCCGGCGGCTACCCCGGGTTCTCGGCGCACATGCGGTGGTCGGTGTCGACCGGCCTCGGTGTCGTCGCCTTCGAGAACGCCACCCAGGCCAAGGTGTCGGTGGCTGCCACGCGGGCGCACGACCTCGTCCTGGCCGACGTCCGGTCCGGAGCCGATACGTCGATCGCCCACGCGCCGGTCGCCGACGCCCCGGAGCGGGTGTTGCCGGAGACGCGAGCCGCCCAGCGGGCCGTGCAGCGCCTCCTGGCCGACTGGGACGACGACCGAGCCGCCGCGATCTGCACGCCGAACGTGCCGCTCGACGTGCCCTGGGACCGCCGACGTGCCGCGCTCGACGCCGCGGTCGCCGTGGTCGGGGCCGACCTCCGTGGCACCCCGGTCGCCGAGCAGTCGAGCACGCCGACGCACCTGCGGTGGTGGCTGCCCGGTGAGCACGGTCGTCTGCGTGTGGAGATCCGTCTCGCGCCACTCGCCGCCGGTCTGGTGCAGACGCTGACCGTGCGCGCGGAGCCGAGGCCGGTCTAGCGCAGGGCAGAGTGTCGGAACCGTCCGGTAGAATGCGACATGTCCGCTCGGTCCTCGTGGCGGTCAGCCGTCCCGATCACCGCCTTCGGAAGAGACCATGCCACGCAAACCGGACCCGACGCTCAAGCCCGCGATCGTCTGCAAGGTCACGGACCACCTCCACCACACCCGGCTCGAAGACGTCTCGGTCCGCAGCCTGGGCCGGGTCCTCGGCACGAGCGCGTACCCGATCGTGTACCACTTCGGCTCGCGGGACGGCCTCATCGACGCCGTCGTCGAACACCTCAGCCACCCGGTGCTGTCGGTCTGCCTCGACCCGGACGCCGACGAACAGGCCCTCGCCGACCACCTGGTCCGCGTCTTCGGTGGTCTCGACGACGCCGAGCGCTTCCTGGCGGCACGCCTGACGTTCGAGCTCGGCTCGGTCGAGTGTCTGTCCGACCACGACCGACACCGCCGTCTGCACCGGGCGCACGTGGACATGCTCGCCGCCTGGGCCCGGGCGCACGGCGCCGACGACGCCACCGCCCGCCGCGCCGCAGGGGCCGCCGTGCTCGCTGCCCGGGGCGCGCAGTGGGGTGCGGTCCTCGACGGTGACGTCGCCCACACCGACGCGGTCCTCCGCGGTGTCGCCCGCCGGCTCGCCGCCGAGGTCGACGTCGCCGCTCGCTGACCGAGCAGCGGGCTGCGGGCGGGCAGCGGCCGGCGGGCGGTGCCGGCGACCGACGACCGGTGACCGACGACCAGCGACCGACGACCAGCGGGTCCGACCGCACCACAGGACGACGGGAGGCCCGGTACCAGCTGGTACCGGGCCTCCCGTTCGTCAGGTGGTCGCCTCAGCGACCCGCGTCGGTGACACTCAGAGCGTGACGAAGCTCTGCGACTTGGCGTTCTCGAAGCGCGCGGCCACGTTCTCCCAGTCGACGATGTTCCACACGGCCTTGACGTAGTCCGCCTTGACGTTGAGGTAGTCGAGGTAGAAGGCGTGCTCCCACATGTCGAGCATGAAGATCGGGACGAGACCGAACGGGATGTTGCCCTGCTGGTCGAACAGCTGGAACGTGGCGAGCTTCTGGCCCACGACGTCCCAGGCCAGGACGGACCAGCCGGAGCCCTGGATGCCGTTGGCGACCGCGGCGAACTGGGCCTGGAACTTCTCGAACGAGCCGAAGAACTCGTCGATCGCGGCGGCGAGCTCGCCCTCCGGGACCTTCGTGTCCGGGCCGAGGTTGGTCCAGAAGATCGAGTGGTTCACGTGCCCACCGAGGTGGAACGCCAGGTCCTTCTCGAGCTTGTTGATCGCACCGAAGTTGCCGGACTCGCGGGCCTCGCCGAGCTGCTGCAGGGCGGTGTTCGCGCCGGTGACGTACGCCTGGTGGTGCTTGTCGTGGTGCAGCTGCATGATCTTGCCGCTGATGTGCGGCTCGAGGGCGGCGTAGTCGTACGGGAGCTCGGGCAGGGTGTACTCAGCCATGGGCGGTCCTTTCGATCGGTGATGTGGGGTGCGGGGCTCCGCGGCTCACGAGAGCCGGGAACGATCGGTCAGGGAGTGGAATTCCCGGTTGTGGTAGACCAGCGGCTCGCCACGGTCGAGCCCGACGACGATGTCGAGCACCTCGGCGACGACGACGGTCGAGCTGCCGATGGGCGTGGTCGAGAGCGGGCGGCAGCGCAGGGCGCTGGCGGCGTCGGGGAGGTAGCGGTCGCCCGAGGGCAGCCGTCCCCAGATCGGGTCGTCGGCCGCGGGGCTGCCGGTGGAGGCGAAGCGCTTGGCGAGGGCCACACCGCGGGCGTCCATCAGGTGCACCACGAACAGCGGTGCGCCGAGGACGACCCCGGCGGACCCGGAGTTCGTCGAGAGCGAGAACACCAGCACGGGCGGGTCGACCGCGACCGAGGCGACGCTCGACGCGGTGAGGCCGGTCGGTCCGTCCGGGCCCTCGGCGGTGATCACGGCGACGCCGGCGGGGTGCCCGCGGAAGGCGTCCTTGTAGGCGGCGGTGATGTCGGCCGTGGTGGCGTCGACCGGGGCGGCGTCGGGCATGTCAGTCGTGGTCGTTCCTCGTTCGTGGGTGCGGCCGCGGTCGTCGCGGCCACCTCCCAACGTAGGACCTGTGCCCGGGTGCCGGTCCATGATTCACAGGATCGGCTCATCCCCGGGCGTGCCGCGACGTCGCGCGAGCGCCCCGCGACGCGGACGGATGCGGCGACACGGGCCGGGCTGTCTCTGCCGCGGGTCAGCGCTTCCGCAGCATGACGACGGCGCCGGCCGCCGCGACGACCATGAGCGCCGCAGCGACGCCCGCCGTCGTGGTGACCCCGGAGTCGAAGGCGGCACGCGCCGACTCGAGCAGCGCCTGCCCCGCCGACCCGCCGAGCTGCGTCGCCGCGGCGACGGCTCCGCCGAGGGTCTCCCCCGCTGCGGTGTGCGCGGTGGAGGACAGCCCGTCCGGCACGACCACGTGTGCCCGGTACGCGGTGGCCAGGATGGTGCCGAGGACGGCG from Curtobacterium sp. MCLR17_032 encodes the following:
- a CDS encoding deoxyribodipyrimidine photo-lyase, producing the protein MSGNGAGGSVVWLRDDLRIADNPALRSATDRSGPVTVVYVLDEQSDGIRPFGAAARWWLHQSLSALDADLRGYGSRLVLRRGPAAEVIPALLQESGADAVFWNRRYGLVERELDAGIKAGLIASGIEAHSAAATLLWEPWTVLSGKGEPFKVFTPFWRAAQAMPEPRHPWPEPDTIAAPPDVASDTLDDWDLLPTTPDWAGGMRDAWTPGEQGASDRLERFVAEALADYDQRDEPAQAATSSLSPHLRWGEISPYQVWHRMHETLEPDQRRAAPAFLRQLAWREFNWNEYFHCDDIARTNVRREFDAFPWRDAAESELDRWRHGTTGFDLVDAGMRELWHTGAMHNRVRLATASFLVKNMLVDWRIGEQWFWDTLVDADAANNAANWQWVAGSGFDAAPYFRVFNPDRQLERFDPHREYVRRWVPADEARPEPMVDLKATRQRALDAYAEMRRA
- a CDS encoding serine hydrolase domain-containing protein, translating into MTRPSAAVLDQIDALHRQRVADGIAPSSVWGVFDRDGLVASGGAGDRGDGTAPDADTVYRIASCTKSVTATTLLGLVRDGLLSLDAPVTDFVPAFRSVALPTADSPVPTVRMLLTMSAGFPTDDPWGDRQESISDDELDDVLGAGLLFDSVPGTRFAYSNLGYALLGRVVAVVAGAPFTSVATQRVLRPLGLDDTVFAAADARGHVVTGYRPHGSAWEALTTPGPGAFSPIGGLFSTVRDLARWASWLASAFEGTVPPFSEPAAANAGPLDTAGRRAMQQAMRMVPAESLPGSTRATGYGFGLFVEHDPVVGSIVSHSGGYPGFSAHMRWSVSTGLGVVAFENATQAKVSVAATRAHDLVLADVRSGADTSIAHAPVADAPERVLPETRAAQRAVQRLLADWDDDRAAAICTPNVPLDVPWDRRRAALDAAVAVVGADLRGTPVAEQSSTPTHLRWWLPGEHGRLRVEIRLAPLAAGLVQTLTVRAEPRPV
- a CDS encoding superoxide dismutase; translated protein: MAEYTLPELPYDYAALEPHISGKIMQLHHDKHHQAYVTGANTALQQLGEARESGNFGAINKLEKDLAFHLGGHVNHSIFWTNLGPDTKVPEGELAAAIDEFFGSFEKFQAQFAAVANGIQGSGWSVLAWDVVGQKLATFQLFDQQGNIPFGLVPIFMLDMWEHAFYLDYLNVKADYVKAVWNIVDWENVAARFENAKSQSFVTL
- a CDS encoding flavin reductase family protein, encoding MPDAAPVDATTADITAAYKDAFRGHPAGVAVITAEGPDGPTGLTASSVASVAVDPPVLVFSLSTNSGSAGVVLGAPLFVVHLMDARGVALAKRFASTGSPAADDPIWGRLPSGDRYLPDAASALRCRPLSTTPIGSSTVVVAEVLDIVVGLDRGEPLVYHNREFHSLTDRSRLS